The window GTAGACCGCCGCGAACACGGCGCCGAACAGCACGGGGATAAGCGTGACCGCAACCACGAGGCTGAGCGTCGAGCCGTCGTAGCCGCCGTCGAGGCCGAGAACCTTGAGCGCCGCGACGAAGGCGAGCCCGACGAGCGGCGGCGCCCACGCGGAGACGGGGGTCCTCGGCTCGACGTGGGACTGACGTTCGGCGGCGGCGGCGACGGATGTCATGACGTGAGGGGGTCTCCGGCAGGCGCGCTCGCCGAGGGGACGGCGAACGCATCGGCGCGCTTTGCGGCGTGAGCAGGATGGATTATCCGATCGGGGGTGTAGGACAGTGACGCCCTGTGTCCACCCTTCCCGCCCTACCCCGCGTCGAACAAGAGCGTGATGACCACCCCCCCGACCGAACCGCTGACCGATCCCCTCGTCGCCCCGGAGACGCTCGCCGCCGCCCCGCGGCCCGACCATCTGCTGGTGACGGAGATGGTGCAGCCGGGCTCGCGCGTGCTCGACGTCGGCTGCGGCGACGGGTCGCTGCTGAACCTGCTGATTGCGCGCCGCGGCGTGGACGGACGCGGCATCGAGCTGTCGCAGTCGGGCGTGAACGCCTGCGTGGCCCACGGCCTGTCGGTGATCCAGGGCGACGCCGACGCCGACCTCGCGGCCTATCCCGACGACGCCTTCGACTACGTGATCCTGTCGCAGACGCTGCAGGCGACGCGGCGCCCGAAAGAAGTGATCGAGGACCTGCTGCGCATCGGCCGGCGGGCGGTGGTGTCGTTCCCGAACTTCGGCCACTGGCGCACCCGCATGCAGTTCCTCACCGAAGGCCGCATGCCGGTGAACGCCAACCTGCCGGAGGCCTGGTACGAGACGCCGAACATCCACCTCTGCACCATCCGCGACTTCGTGGACTTGGTGGAGATGCTGGGCGCCCACATGGAGCGCGCGGTCGCGCTCGACGCCACGGGACGCCCCGTGCGGGTGAACGCGCCGTGGTGGTTCTGGAACCTGTTCGGCGCGCAAGGGGTGTTTCTGCTCAGCCGGGAGTGAGGGAAAGGCCCCGCCCTGGTTCCCCTCCCCCTTGCGGGGAGGGGTTAGGGGTGGGGGTGGCGCAGAAAACAGCTCCTAGGCCGAGGTGCGCACCGGAGCGCGGCGTCGCCGTGGGGGCTCATCCGGGACCACCCCCGCCACCGACCCCTCCCCGCAAGGGGGAGGGGAGAAGATGCGCGGCGGCGCCCCTACGGCGCAGGGGCCGGAACGCCGACGGGAGCGGGTGAGAGCGCCGGCGCCATCTTGACCCGGCGCGTCGAGCGGGCGGGAAGCGGACGCATCACCTGCTTGGTCGCCTCCACCAGATGCACGCCCGCGAACGGCGCCCACA is drawn from Methylopila sp. 73B and contains these coding sequences:
- the metW gene encoding methionine biosynthesis protein MetW, which translates into the protein MTTPPTEPLTDPLVAPETLAAAPRPDHLLVTEMVQPGSRVLDVGCGDGSLLNLLIARRGVDGRGIELSQSGVNACVAHGLSVIQGDADADLAAYPDDAFDYVILSQTLQATRRPKEVIEDLLRIGRRAVVSFPNFGHWRTRMQFLTEGRMPVNANLPEAWYETPNIHLCTIRDFVDLVEMLGAHMERAVALDATGRPVRVNAPWWFWNLFGAQGVFLLSRE